The Triticum aestivum cultivar Chinese Spring chromosome 3A, IWGSC CS RefSeq v2.1, whole genome shotgun sequence genome includes a region encoding these proteins:
- the LOC123060070 gene encoding uncharacterized protein: MSRRRSPGLNPQTHASQAAANAGMAIRRSPRLHPQTPVSGEGTGATRRRSSRLNPQIHIGEEGVGLARRRSTRLHRQVHASDEGGAVIGLRRSPRLHPQIPVSEEDAGVTRRRSPRLNPQIRASDEGGAVIGLRRSPRLHPHLHRSEEGAGVTNRRSTRLHPQVHSSEEGSGITRRRRRRGTSPAAPASLPDDDDMLREILMRLPPQPSSLLRASAVCKSWLRVATDPRFLRSFSAHHRKPPLLGVFERDDYDIVFTPVLDPPDRIPPERFNTRQQIRGFRKADLLGCRQGRILLLEMDMDWFIVWDPITGEHHHVDIPPAFDKLSYLYGAVLCAATDQSHMHGSCHSSPFNLVLMSPCQGYEDGTPPIACVYSSETGAWGNPISTTNRCEFARCNPGILVGNVLYWTSKSANAKSKYLNLDQLGDDIIEFDLDRQSLAVIKGPPSLNHSTTHQIIQSGDCDVGLAILSHGRFEMWERKVSCHGGATWFLQKIVEMHTVLGLPPQAEGSVRAVEILGYDEENGAMFLFVDNNVYMVEAMSMQSMKLYQCSHHSYANDIHPFTSFYAPVKHGEAECRTHRQRELDPHPRNRHVRS; encoded by the exons atgagccgccgccgcagcccaggCCTGAATCCCCAGACCCACGCCAGCCAGGCCGCGGCGAACGCCGGAATGGCCATCCGCCGTAGCCCGCGCCTCCACCCCCAAACCCCCGTGAGCGGGGAGGGCACCGGAGCGACCCGCCGACGCAGCTCGCGGCTCAACCCCCAAATCCACATCGGTGAGGAGGGCGTCGGGTTGGCCCGCCGGCGCAGCACCCGGCTCCACCGCCAAGTCCACGCGAGCGACGAGGGTGGCGCCGTAATCGGCCTCCGTCGCAGCCCGCGGCTCCACCCACAGATCCCCGTGAGCGAGGAGGACGCCGGAGtgacccgccgccgcagcccgcggcTCAATCCCCAAATCCGAGCGAGCGACGAGGGTGGCGCCGTGATAGGCCTCCGTCGCAGCCCGCGGCTGCACCCCCACCTCCACAGGAGCGAGGAGGGCGCCGGAGTGACCAACCGCCGCAGCACGCGGCTCCACCCCCAAGTACACTCGAGCGAGGAGGGCTCCGGAAttacacgccgccgccgccgccgcggcaccTCTCCGGCTGCGCCTGCCTCCCTGCCGGACGACGACGATATGCTCCGGGAGATCCTCATGCGCCTGCCGCCTCAGCCGTCCTCCCTCCTGCGAGCCTCCGCCGTCTGCAAGAGCTGGCTGCGCGTCGCCACCGACCCCCGGTTCCTCCGCAGCTTCTCTGCGCACCACCGCAAGCCGCCACTCCTCGGCGTCTTTGAGAGAGATGACTACGACATCGTGTTCACTCCGGTCCTGGACCCTCCCGACCGCATCCCTCCGGAGCGCTTCAACACACGACAGCAGATACGTGGCTTCCGGAAGGCCGACCTGCTCGGGTGCCGGCAAGGCCGCATCCTCCTCCTGGAGATGGACATGGACTGGTTCATTGTATGGGACCCCATCACCGGTGAGCATCACCATGTCGACATTCCACCAGCGTTCGATAAGTTATCCTACCTCTACGGGGCTGTGCTCTGCGCTGCCACCGACCAGAGCCACATGCATGGCAGCTGCCACTCGAGCCCCTTTAATTTGGTCTTGATGTCCCCGTGCCAAGGCTACGAAGATGGTACTCCACCCATCGCTTGTGTATACTCCTCGGAGACTGGGGCATGGGGCAATCCCATCTCGACAACAAATCGATGTGAGTTTGCTCGATGTAATCCTGGGATCCTTGTTGGTAATGTCCTCTACTGGACGTCTAAGAGTGCGAATGCCAAatcaaaatatttgaatttggaTCAGCTCGGAGACGACATAATTGAGTTCGATTTGGATAGGCAGAGTCTTGCGGTGATCAAGGGGCCTCCAAGTCTTAATCATTCCACCACACATCAGATAATCCAGTCAGGGGATTGTGATGTTGGTCTTGCCATATTGTCTCATGGTAGATTTGAAATGTGGGAGAGGAAGGTCAGCTGTCACGGTGGTGCCACATGGTTCCTGCAGAAGATTGTTGAAATGCATACTGTTCTTGGGCTCCCTCCTCAGGCTGAAGGATCGGTGAGAGCGGTCGAAATACTTGGGTATGATGAGGAAAATGGTGCAATGTTTTTATTTGTGGACAACAATGTCTACATGGTTGAAGCAATGTCAATGCAATCCATGAAACTTTATCAATGCAGTCATCACAGCTATGCCAATGACATTCATCCTTTCACAAGTTTCTATGCACCAG TGAAACATGGTGAAGCAGAATGTAGAACTCATCGACAAAGGGAGCTTGATCCACATCCAAGAAACAGACACGTACGGAGCTAG
- the LOC123057769 gene encoding germin-like protein 11-1: MKLFTVLFSYVLLLGLYTPPSLSDGPPLQDVCPMAPQGERKLFMNGFLCKHPSTILASDFKTLLLNHAGKLDNILRSSVYIVTTAEFPGLNTLGMSMARTDIDPYGLVLPHSHPRASEMMFVHDGSVLAGFFDTTGKLFQKRLCEGDVFIFPRGLVHFIMNYGLRLATTFSVLNSQNPGVVGITHAMFAPDSDVVEGLMARMMKSREMEIPNNKTTDFPWTY, encoded by the coding sequence ATGAAGCTCTTCACTGTCCTGTTTTCCTACGTCCTCCTTCTTGGCCTCTATACACCACCAAGCCTGTCAGATGGTCCACCTCTTCAAGATGTGTGCCCTATGGCACCTCAGGGTGAAAGGAAGCTGTTCATGAACGGTTTCCTCTGCAAGCACCCTAGCACCATACTGGCTTCTGATTTCAAGACACTGCTTCTCAATCATGCCGGGAAACTAGATAACATTCTCCGGTCATCGGTATACATCGTCACCACCGCAGAGTTCCCTGGCCTCAACACCCTTGGCATGTCGATGGCACGGACCGACATCGACCCCTATGGGTTAGTGCTTCCCCACTCTCACCCAAGGGCGTCCGAGATGATGTTTGTCCATGATGGCAGCGTGCTGGCCGGTTTCTTTGACACAACTGGTAAGCTGTTTCAGAAGAGACTGTGTGAGGGGGATGTGTTCATCTTTCCCCGTGGTTTGGTTCACTTCATCATGAACTATGGTCTCCGTCTTGCGACGACGTTCTCAGTGCTCAACAGTCAGAACCCTGGTGTGGTTGGCATCACCCATGCAATGTTTGCGCCAGATTCAGATGTAGTCGAGGGGCTGATGGCCAGAATGATGAAGTCCAGAGAGATGGAAATCCCTAACAACAAGACTACCGATTTTCCATGGACTTACTAG
- the LOC123056704 gene encoding glyceraldehyde-3-phosphate dehydrogenase 1, cytosolic-like, with protein MTCAFGHVLDPYAVCPADTVFPALLSCPVVPSLQAQLPDKDAPMDTSPVYIKGDPFAKTMYQDSEVGPRKQSRDEEDIIPVAELNKVIKNVAETVFDEQHRSFEYMDRDWLTKGEYETLEFRKKAHPPQFYEVKKSKRGGLKLGPRPGKATKPRIGINGLGRIRRLVARLILRSKNMELVVVNDPFLSADDIARSLEDMPPDLFPPTKVLAISEPEKIPWGHLGADYVVESTGIFTDTDTASFHLMGGAKKVIICALSIEAPTFVYGVNENIYTPDIGIISIADITTICLALLAKILHTKFGIRECHALSSAIPDLVDRFHVTVNHDPQVKLSCVEMAVRLDECADYEMIKDSVRKESSSKELHYVLANLEGGVGLKATDYLGDCRSCFFDADAGAMLGDGSFKLFAWFNHQRSYGQRCTDMILHMAKKSRVD; from the exons ATGACCTGTG CATTTGGGCATGTGCTGGACCCCTATGCCGTGTGCCCAGCTGACACGGTGTTCCCAGCGCTCCTGAGCTGCCCTGTGGTGCCTTCGCTGCAGGCACAGCTTCCCGACAAAGACGCACCGATGGACACGAGCCCGGTGTACATCAAGGGGGATCCGTTTGCCAAGACGATGTACCAGGATAGTGAAGTCGGGCCCAGGAAGCAAAGCCGTGATGAGGAGGACATTATACCTGTGGCAGAGCTCAACAAGGTCATCAAGAACGTGGCGGAAACTGTTTTTGACGAGCAGCATAGGAGTTTTGAGTACATGGACAGGGACTGGCTTACAAAGGGCGAGTATGAAACGTTGGAGTTCAGAAAGAAGGCTCACCCACCTCAGTTCTACGAAGTCAAG AAATCAAAGCGTGGCGGACTTAAGCTCGGACCCCGACCTGGTAAAGCAACCAAACCGAGGATTGGGATCAATGGTTTGGGGCGGATCAGGAGACTTGTGGCCAGGCTTATTTTGCGCAGCAAGAACATGGAACTAGTCGTCGTTAACGACCCTTTTCTGAGCGCAGATGACATT GCTAGATCCCTAGAGGACATGCCTCCTGATTTATTCCCTCCCACCAAAGTTCTAGCTATTTC TGAACCTGAAAAAATACCCTGGGGCCATCTCGGCGCAGACTACGTCGTGGAGAGCACTGGAATATTCACTGACACGGATACTGCCAGCTTTCACTTGATG GGTGGCGCCAAGAAGGTTATCATCTGTGCTCTGAGCATTGAAGCTCCCACATTTGTTTATGGTGTCAACGAAAATATTTACACGCCAGATATTGGCATCATCTCAATTGCTGATATCACTACAATTTGTCTTGCTCTGCTCGCCAAG ATCCTCCACACTAAATTTGGCATCAGAGAGTGCCAT GCACTCAGTTCCGCTATTCCTGATTTAGTCGACAGGTTCCATGTGACGGTGAACCATGATCCTCAGGTGAAACTGTCTTGTGTGGAAATGGCGGTTAGGCTTGACGAGTGTGCTGACTACGAGATGATCAAGGATTCTGTCAG GAAAGAGTCTTCATCAAAGGAACTTCACTATGTACTAGCTAACCTGGAGGGAGGAGTGGGGCTCAAGGCCACAGATTATTTAGGAGATTGCAG GTCGTGCTTCTTTGATGCCGATGCTGGAGCTATGCTGGGGGACGGTTCCTTCAAGCTCTTCGCATGGTTCAACCACCAGCGCAGCTACGG CCAGCGCTGCACTGACATGATTCTACACATGGCGAAGAAGTCTAGAGTTGATTGA